In Leptolyngbya sp. SIO1E4, one DNA window encodes the following:
- a CDS encoding protein phosphatase 2C domain-containing protein, whose translation MTSAERVTSQTRVCLWALGPGAESVPVGQQVGDRYEVIAPQIWRDLTPETPPKTPESLPEAVVPYLKAHAHRVHVPGVYDVVPQRGKTPWILLENAPVNARSGQLYPALSEAWTAASSLRQMSWLWQIWQLWEPLRSLGVATSLLNLDNLRVEGWRVRVLQLVLDPQPPKIEALARCWQPLTTTAAESAIASPLANVCTAILAGEMSPEQLTVDLNYLFLKESAQRRHRFRMAGATHPGPRHSRNEDACYPEGEQAEIPTPRIAIVCDGVGGHEAGEVASHSAVRSLQLQLQGLLAESGQEENALPPSLIIQQIEAAIRVVNDLVNTQNDLQSRSDRQRMGTTLVMALLVPQRLRTPQGWLQVDELYLAHVGDSRAYWITPDYCHQLTVDDDIAGREAHVGRSFYTALRDRPDAGALTQALGTRSSQHLTPHVQRFALDEAGVLLLCSDGLSDHQRVETAWASYIGLITKDIISLQSAVDSWIELANQKNGHDNVSVVLMQAKSFSGKVYEAPTEAAAPPEDTAPQSELTDASKVLLYGEGDEEVDSPAPAPEPVETPQVATIPRWWVASVAVVIVLLAGFVGWWIAGQLTPSAPDPEADPEVVE comes from the coding sequence ATGACGAGTGCTGAGCGCGTAACTTCTCAAACTAGGGTGTGTCTTTGGGCTTTGGGGCCGGGTGCCGAATCGGTTCCTGTGGGGCAACAGGTCGGCGATCGCTATGAGGTTATTGCACCTCAGATCTGGCGAGACCTCACTCCCGAAACCCCGCCCAAGACCCCTGAGTCTTTGCCGGAAGCCGTTGTTCCTTACTTAAAGGCCCATGCCCATCGTGTCCATGTGCCCGGGGTCTATGATGTCGTCCCCCAGCGGGGAAAAACTCCCTGGATTTTGCTCGAAAATGCCCCGGTCAATGCTCGGTCAGGGCAGCTATACCCTGCTTTATCTGAAGCCTGGACGGCGGCGTCTTCCCTGCGTCAAATGTCTTGGCTGTGGCAGATTTGGCAATTGTGGGAACCGCTAAGGAGTCTGGGAGTTGCCACCAGCCTCCTCAATTTAGACAACTTACGGGTAGAAGGATGGCGCGTGCGCGTGCTGCAGCTTGTGTTAGATCCACAGCCGCCGAAGATTGAAGCGTTAGCCCGCTGCTGGCAACCCTTAACAACCACAGCCGCTGAATCTGCCATCGCCAGCCCCCTCGCCAATGTTTGCACAGCCATCCTGGCCGGTGAGATGTCCCCAGAGCAGCTCACGGTCGATTTGAACTATCTTTTTTTGAAAGAATCTGCCCAGCGCCGACACCGTTTCCGTATGGCTGGGGCAACCCATCCTGGCCCTCGCCATTCCCGCAATGAGGATGCCTGCTATCCCGAAGGCGAACAGGCTGAGATTCCCACCCCTCGCATTGCTATTGTGTGCGATGGGGTGGGGGGCCATGAGGCTGGAGAAGTCGCTAGCCATAGTGCGGTGCGATCGCTGCAACTGCAGCTACAGGGCTTACTGGCAGAGTCGGGCCAGGAAGAGAATGCTCTGCCGCCCAGCCTGATCATTCAACAAATTGAGGCAGCAATTCGAGTCGTTAATGACCTGGTAAATACTCAAAATGATCTCCAGAGTCGCAGCGATCGCCAGCGCATGGGCACCACCTTGGTCATGGCGCTGCTAGTGCCCCAGCGCTTACGGACGCCCCAGGGGTGGCTGCAGGTTGATGAACTCTATCTTGCCCATGTCGGCGACAGTCGTGCCTATTGGATTACCCCAGACTATTGCCATCAGCTCACTGTCGATGATGACATTGCCGGACGAGAAGCCCATGTTGGGCGATCGTTTTACACGGCTCTGCGCGATCGTCCCGATGCAGGGGCGCTGACCCAAGCCCTCGGCACCCGCAGCAGCCAGCACCTCACGCCCCATGTTCAACGGTTTGCCCTAGACGAGGCTGGCGTCCTGCTGCTATGTTCTGACGGCCTCAGCGACCATCAGCGTGTTGAAACCGCCTGGGCCAGCTATATCGGGCTGATTACCAAAGACATTATTTCCCTACAGTCAGCGGTTGATTCTTGGATTGAACTAGCCAATCAGAAAAATGGCCATGACAATGTCTCGGTGGTGCTCATGCAGGCCAAGTCTTTTTCAGGAAAGGTGTATGAGGCGCCGACTGAGGCTGCTGCCCCCCCAGAAGACACCGCTCCACAAAGCGAACTGACGGATGCCTCCAAGGTGCTGCTATACGGTGAGGGGGATGAAGAAGTAGACAGCCCTGCCCCTGCGCCTGAACCTGTTGAGACACCTCAGGTCGCGACAATTCCTCGTTGGTGGGTAGCCAGCGTTGCGGTTGTCATTGTGCTGCTGGCAGGCTTCGTGGGCTGGTGGATTGCGGGTCAATTAACCCCCTCTGCGCCTGACCCTGAGGCTGACCCTGAAGTGGTGGAGTAG